A window of the Halotia branconii CENA392 genome harbors these coding sequences:
- a CDS encoding transposase produces the protein MLDILSLLQCLLPQINATTMRRMNQIIMAMLAMSGRATMLGISRWTDIGGSYRTMLRFFHTVIPWATLFWLFFRKHLWRKDEVYLLAGDEVVVSKSGKQTYGLDRFFSSLVNKPISGLSFFVLSLVSVEQRQSFPIQIEQVIKSNTKTNIQLSSEKIKTKEKRGRGRPKGSKNKNKTEVIFTSELLLIKKMINSLFKLVANFIPLTYLVVDGHFGNNNALQMARQVNLHIISKLRHDSALYIPYENPDYHKRSRRKYGDKLDYSNIPDKYLSKSSIEDEIQSDIYQATLLHKEFAQALNVVILVKTNLKTNVRSHVVLFSSDLELSFEKIIDYYKLRFQIEFNFRDAKQFWGLEDFMNLRQTAVTNAANFAFFMVNLSHHLLADFRLINPGSGIIDLKAHYRGFRYIHEILKMLPEIPEPILLNQIFAKLTSLGRIHPVSTGVEPS, from the coding sequence ATGTTGGACATCCTATCACTGTTACAATGCCTGCTACCGCAGATCAACGCTACGACGATGCGCCGAATGAACCAGATCATCATGGCCATGTTAGCAATGAGCGGCCGAGCCACCATGTTGGGAATTTCTCGTTGGACAGACATTGGTGGTAGTTATCGGACAATGTTGAGATTTTTTCATACAGTAATACCTTGGGCAACATTGTTTTGGCTGTTTTTTCGTAAACATTTATGGCGAAAGGATGAAGTATATTTGCTTGCCGGAGATGAAGTTGTAGTCAGCAAGTCGGGTAAACAGACTTATGGGTTGGATAGATTCTTCTCTAGCCTAGTAAACAAACCTATATCAGGGCTATCTTTCTTTGTCTTGTCGTTAGTAAGTGTTGAGCAAAGACAGTCATTTCCGATTCAAATAGAACAAGTAATCAAGAGTAATACTAAAACAAATATTCAGTTGTCAAGCGAAAAAATAAAAACCAAAGAAAAACGTGGACGTGGACGACCAAAAGGGAGTAAAAACAAAAATAAAACCGAAGTGATATTCACATCTGAACTATTGCTAATTAAAAAGATGATTAATTCACTATTCAAGTTAGTAGCTAATTTTATTCCCCTAACATACTTGGTAGTAGATGGTCATTTTGGTAACAACAACGCTTTACAGATGGCACGACAAGTGAACTTGCACATAATTTCCAAGTTGCGCCACGATTCAGCATTATATATCCCTTATGAAAATCCTGACTATCATAAACGCTCTCGTCGTAAATACGGTGACAAACTAGACTATAGTAATATACCTGACAAATATTTATCTAAAAGTAGCATTGAGGATGAGATTCAAAGTGATATTTATCAAGCCACTCTCCTTCACAAAGAATTTGCCCAAGCTCTAAATGTAGTGATTTTAGTCAAAACCAATCTTAAGACTAATGTTCGTAGCCATGTAGTTCTATTCTCCAGTGACCTGGAATTATCATTTGAAAAAATAATTGATTATTACAAACTCCGCTTTCAAATCGAGTTTAACTTCCGTGATGCAAAGCAGTTTTGGGGGTTGGAAGATTTTATGAATCTGAGGCAAACTGCGGTAACTAACGCTGCTAATTTCGCATTTTTTATGGTTAATTTATCTCATCATCTTCTCGCTGATTTTCGCCTCATTAATCCCGGCTCCGGCATTATTGACCTTAAGGCTCATTATCGTGGCTTTCGATATATCCATGAAATTTTAAAAATGCTTCCAGAAATCCCTGAGCCTATTTTATTAAACCAGATTTTTGCCAAGCTTACTTCTTTAGGACGCATTCATCCCGTTTCTACGGGCGTTGAACCCTCGTAA
- a CDS encoding AIPR family protein, with translation MPKNWTLKIDNYINANPQCIIATAHVDKFPTDLPLEPNIREPNKKSATYRQIFDSLTTQPEKFFERHSGIVLCANKVKPNKNKTELELEILEASEGGSDGIINGGHTILAFEQAKNYNYDVAQARVKVTIHIGLSEDEAKDIALASNTTAPVDARSKVNARGDYKFLKQFLAKLEREQETKFRVAYYQNQSGAPKSPQCNVNHLIKLMNCLDRNKYNPDSNSRTKHPPVSNTPSLSEAERQRLSKLLPLLPKGLWIEQRLFQVIEEHITKPKRKGVVDLASIDPRKNTLLPDSRYSFGFAAPADIAMPIVAAYRVFLDENYNWIIPFDEFAEDFLQHLWANYYRKYLVSEKLAGNTVGSKICRNPVIWDNLYVSAQSYLNQQLMKMVTSNTKREELKLTS, from the coding sequence ATGCCAAAAAATTGGACTCTTAAGATAGACAACTATATTAATGCCAACCCACAATGTATTATCGCTACTGCCCACGTTGATAAATTCCCTACAGATTTACCTTTAGAACCAAATATCCGCGAACCCAACAAGAAAAGTGCGACATACAGGCAAATTTTTGATAGTTTAACGACTCAGCCCGAAAAATTCTTCGAGCGTCACAGTGGAATCGTACTGTGTGCCAATAAAGTTAAACCCAATAAAAATAAAACCGAATTAGAACTAGAGATACTGGAGGCCTCCGAGGGTGGTAGCGATGGCATCATTAACGGCGGTCACACAATTCTGGCGTTTGAGCAAGCTAAGAATTACAACTATGACGTTGCCCAAGCGAGGGTAAAAGTTACTATTCATATTGGGCTTTCTGAAGACGAAGCAAAAGATATAGCCCTAGCCTCAAATACTACTGCACCAGTGGATGCGCGTTCAAAAGTTAACGCCAGGGGTGATTATAAATTCCTAAAGCAGTTTTTAGCTAAACTGGAGCGTGAGCAAGAAACAAAATTTCGGGTTGCCTATTACCAAAACCAAAGCGGTGCGCCCAAGAGTCCCCAGTGCAACGTCAACCATTTGATTAAGTTGATGAACTGCTTGGATAGAAATAAATACAATCCTGACAGCAACAGCAGAACCAAACACCCACCTGTTAGTAACACGCCTTCCTTGAGTGAGGCTGAAAGACAAAGACTATCGAAGTTGCTGCCGTTACTACCAAAGGGGTTGTGGATTGAGCAACGGCTATTTCAGGTAATTGAAGAACACATCACCAAGCCAAAAAGGAAGGGCGTTGTTGACCTAGCTTCAATTGACCCGCGCAAGAATACGTTGTTACCAGATAGTCGGTATTCATTTGGCTTCGCTGCACCTGCTGATATTGCCATGCCGATTGTTGCTGCTTATCGGGTATTTTTGGATGAGAATTACAATTGGATTATTCCTTTTGATGAGTTCGCTGAGGATTTTCTACAACATCTGTGGGCGAACTATTACCGTAAGTATTTGGTGTCAGAGAAGCTGGCCGGAAATACAGTAGGGAGCAAAATCTGTCGTAACCCTGTGATTTGGGATAATCTTTACGTTTCGGCGCAGAGTTACCTGAATCAGCAGTTGATGAAAATGGTCACTTCAAATACTAAGCGCGAAGAACTGAAACTCACTTCATGA
- a CDS encoding ATP-binding cassette domain-containing protein, translated as MQTLDLTVHTNPTQQCTVQKTPFSIGSDKYNDLVIHDHSVDKGHAKIAFKEGQYYLVDEGSINGTRVGGIRLEAYRLKALSDGNLIQLGLVIIEIKISSPAPAKIPVFHAKQHQTLSIERMRLDAIGLHKSTRPVFGTTLLNDISLSFLPKEFVVIAGVSGGGKSTLMDALNGQRRAKGKVLVDGCDLYKNFNAFKNKIGYVPQDDIVHLELTVGEALNYAAHLRLPSVSSSYRQQRITEVLEQLQLTGRKNVSIERLSGGQRKRLSIAVELISNPSLFFLDEATSGLDPGTELQIMHLLRSLANAGSTVILITHATKNVAIADMVVFLAKGGRLAYVGPPKLAFNYFKVQDFDSIYARVERQLSPSQWEEGFKSYAFYRKFVGERQKTIPQNTIKPVPIKPEFRQQWWVLCRRNLTVLLKNRISLALMLLGAPILGSLNFALWTSDLFNTKTGNASQAITMLFVTVIMAVMSGSLATMSEIAKETAIYRRERSAGLGVVPYVASKFQLAFLLALYQSAVLLACMVAAVKLTVDNSTLAAMYFSLFLASFGSMILGLLVSAVAPSQSVAPLLTILVLVPQVVFGGGILPTNEFNSVGKTFNSMMLTKYPFESLVSLSGLGADVAKDSCWQKTEQQRKVLSEKQAAVCNCYGKNVFKQCKFPGLGKIKKSSVLSADLLKARLLIQGVFDSYGNTFQINFVESSISMLRLIALLMMIVLGSQFIKG; from the coding sequence ATGCAGACTCTAGATCTGACTGTTCACACGAATCCTACTCAGCAATGCACGGTTCAAAAAACCCCTTTCAGTATTGGCAGCGACAAATATAATGATTTGGTGATTCACGATCATAGCGTAGATAAAGGACACGCTAAGATTGCGTTCAAAGAAGGTCAGTATTATTTGGTAGATGAGGGGAGTATTAATGGCACACGCGTTGGAGGCATCCGGCTAGAAGCATATCGACTCAAAGCTTTGTCAGACGGAAATCTGATACAGCTTGGTTTAGTGATTATAGAGATAAAAATTAGTTCTCCAGCACCAGCCAAAATCCCAGTATTTCATGCAAAGCAACATCAAACTCTCTCCATTGAGCGCATGAGATTAGATGCCATTGGACTGCACAAATCTACTAGACCAGTGTTTGGGACAACTTTGCTCAACGATATCTCGCTATCATTTCTTCCCAAAGAGTTCGTAGTCATTGCTGGGGTTAGCGGTGGTGGAAAGTCAACGTTGATGGATGCACTCAATGGACAACGCCGCGCCAAAGGTAAAGTACTTGTTGACGGCTGTGATCTCTACAAGAATTTCAACGCTTTCAAAAACAAAATTGGCTATGTGCCGCAGGATGATATCGTTCACTTAGAATTAACTGTGGGGGAAGCACTTAACTATGCTGCTCATCTGCGGCTCCCTTCGGTATCGTCATCTTACAGGCAGCAACGCATAACAGAAGTACTTGAACAATTGCAACTGACTGGGCGCAAGAATGTCTCCATTGAACGACTCAGTGGTGGACAGCGCAAACGCTTAAGCATTGCGGTAGAACTAATCAGTAATCCCAGTTTATTTTTCCTGGATGAAGCAACTTCAGGACTTGACCCTGGCACGGAATTACAAATCATGCACCTGCTGCGGAGTTTAGCAAATGCCGGAAGTACAGTAATCTTGATTACTCATGCTACCAAGAATGTAGCGATCGCTGATATGGTAGTTTTTCTGGCGAAGGGTGGCAGACTAGCTTATGTTGGCCCTCCAAAGTTAGCTTTTAACTATTTCAAAGTCCAAGATTTCGATTCAATTTACGCCAGAGTAGAACGTCAGTTGTCGCCGTCACAATGGGAAGAGGGATTTAAGTCGTATGCGTTCTACAGAAAGTTTGTTGGGGAACGCCAAAAAACGATTCCTCAAAACACAATTAAGCCTGTGCCAATCAAGCCGGAGTTTCGCCAACAATGGTGGGTGCTGTGTCGTCGTAACTTGACCGTACTATTGAAAAACAGGATCAGCTTGGCATTAATGCTTTTGGGAGCGCCCATCTTGGGGTCATTAAATTTTGCACTGTGGACGTCTGACTTGTTTAACACTAAGACTGGTAACGCTTCCCAGGCAATTACGATGCTATTTGTCACAGTGATTATGGCTGTAATGTCTGGGTCACTGGCTACGATGTCAGAAATTGCTAAAGAAACAGCCATTTACCGTCGAGAACGTAGCGCGGGACTGGGTGTAGTTCCTTATGTGGCATCCAAGTTTCAGTTAGCATTTCTACTAGCACTCTACCAATCAGCAGTACTTTTAGCTTGTATGGTCGCTGCGGTGAAATTAACTGTTGACAACAGCACTTTAGCAGCAATGTATTTCAGCCTTTTCCTTGCTTCGTTCGGGAGTATGATTTTAGGGTTATTAGTTTCTGCTGTTGCACCGAGTCAAAGTGTTGCACCTTTATTAACAATTCTGGTGCTAGTTCCCCAAGTGGTATTTGGAGGTGGTATTCTTCCAACCAACGAGTTTAACTCTGTGGGCAAAACATTTAACTCTATGATGCTAACCAAATACCCTTTTGAATCTTTGGTATCGCTGAGTGGGCTGGGTGCAGATGTGGCGAAAGACTCTTGCTGGCAAAAAACTGAACAGCAACGAAAAGTATTGTCAGAAAAACAAGCCGCTGTCTGTAACTGCTATGGGAAAAATGTATTCAAACAGTGCAAATTTCCAGGGCTTGGTAAAATAAAAAAATCATCAGTTTTGAGCGCTGATTTACTAAAAGCACGTTTGCTAATTCAAGGTGTTTTTGATAGCTATGGAAACACTTTTCAGATTAACTTTGTAGAAAGTTCAATTTCTATGTTGAGACTAATTGCGCTATTAATGATGATTGTTTTGGGTTCTCAATTTATCAAAGGTTAA
- a CDS encoding P63C domain-containing protein, giving the protein MAKKNYKAAEAVEFYIGNYRFDAVRVIETKEYRMSQGQILTPIGVNRNWLGTLPKKAPKVYQSLVEQGLNHDTLSTQYTVNSAGTRADTIPLRNVRIIWRYFDKQGNLEAQKLIDALSEDSLISRFEQVWGESRTVEQRRFDDSRILDTPRPWTRMFESEFEENLARITKLHKKSIRNGLYYWEFIYGWMTPEEKAKLDIVNPVLPNGRRRNKIHQMLSDQTKERLTPHVTSILILMKSANSVDELRRLVSRQYGVDQPNLFDGWNLG; this is encoded by the coding sequence ATGGCTAAGAAGAATTATAAAGCAGCAGAAGCTGTCGAGTTTTACATTGGCAATTATCGATTTGATGCAGTTCGCGTTATTGAGACAAAAGAATATAGAATGTCTCAAGGACAAATACTTACGCCTATAGGTGTAAACCGTAACTGGCTTGGCACGTTACCTAAAAAGGCTCCTAAAGTATATCAAAGTCTTGTGGAGCAAGGGCTAAATCATGATACCCTCTCGACGCAATATACAGTAAATAGCGCAGGTACAAGAGCAGATACAATACCTTTAAGAAATGTTAGAATAATCTGGCGTTACTTTGATAAACAGGGAAATCTTGAAGCTCAAAAGCTGATTGATGCCTTGTCAGAGGATTCGTTAATCAGTAGGTTTGAGCAAGTTTGGGGAGAGTCACGGACAGTTGAGCAACGACGCTTTGATGACTCCCGGATTTTGGACACGCCACGTCCCTGGACAAGAATGTTTGAGAGTGAATTTGAGGAAAATTTAGCAAGGATTACCAAGTTGCATAAAAAGAGTATCAGAAATGGACTGTATTATTGGGAGTTCATCTATGGTTGGATGACCCCAGAAGAGAAAGCCAAACTCGATATCGTTAATCCCGTTCTGCCAAATGGGCGGAGGCGGAACAAGATTCATCAAATGCTATCTGACCAAACAAAAGAGAGATTAACCCCACACGTTACATCAATTTTAATCCTGATGAAGTCAGCTAATTCTGTAGACGAATTGCGGCGATTGGTTAGTCGGCAATACGGGGTTGACCAACCCAATCTTTTTGATGGCTGGAATTTAGGGTAG
- a CDS encoding ParM/StbA family protein, whose amino-acid sequence MNTPKKEIAPVYTRVAVSVDLGGSQNKIIVQIYPSGVPMVVAMEPEIADVGKNSITQLSENCTWVGIGDEYYVLGALAKNTFAGTPALRDLKSHYALPKVAGLLWLACRQLGLSKGVDASVQLLLPPGEISDGKDLGKKLASALRKGIVTPTGKLKVKLHNFYVAPEGSGIMAYRSRGLGALFGQKNIGMLMLGYRNASFFLSAKGNPTKAESTELGMNWLVQQFVERTAVGLLKDDLRIPLALVSASKGNLNALQSLSRKATSFEVESDLKLFNSVLPDVRDDYCRALIRWIRNIAVLDEVIICGGTAEFVRKELTEHFQKEDVPIVWNGGVQLPKQLDTQGLGDRITDVWTAHITYIKMLDHNFGYERKQNLVPDSYQSQPVRNSTPPKEVWEKNGFLTMHPGV is encoded by the coding sequence ATGAATACGCCGAAAAAAGAGATTGCGCCCGTTTATACCAGGGTAGCTGTGTCCGTTGATTTAGGTGGGAGCCAGAACAAGATAATTGTTCAGATATACCCTTCGGGTGTGCCGATGGTAGTGGCAATGGAGCCAGAAATCGCAGATGTAGGAAAAAACTCAATTACTCAGTTGTCAGAAAACTGCACTTGGGTAGGAATAGGTGATGAGTATTATGTTTTGGGCGCTCTAGCTAAAAATACTTTTGCTGGCACACCAGCGCTCAGGGATCTAAAATCTCACTATGCCTTACCAAAAGTAGCAGGATTATTATGGTTAGCGTGTCGTCAATTGGGCTTGAGTAAAGGTGTTGACGCTTCCGTGCAATTGTTGCTACCACCGGGAGAAATTTCGGATGGCAAAGATTTGGGTAAGAAGTTGGCATCAGCATTGAGAAAAGGAATTGTCACACCAACAGGCAAGTTAAAAGTTAAACTACATAATTTTTACGTAGCTCCAGAGGGGAGTGGGATTATGGCTTACCGGAGTCGGGGTTTAGGAGCATTGTTTGGACAAAAAAATATTGGAATGTTGATGTTGGGCTACCGGAATGCTAGTTTTTTTCTTTCGGCTAAAGGTAATCCAACAAAGGCTGAATCTACGGAGTTGGGGATGAATTGGTTAGTGCAGCAATTTGTGGAGCGTACTGCTGTTGGGCTATTAAAAGATGATTTACGTATACCACTCGCTTTAGTGTCAGCCAGTAAAGGCAATCTTAATGCACTACAATCTTTATCACGCAAGGCCACATCTTTTGAAGTTGAATCTGATTTAAAGTTGTTTAACTCGGTTTTGCCAGATGTCCGTGATGATTACTGTCGAGCTTTAATTCGGTGGATTAGAAATATTGCTGTATTGGATGAAGTTATCATTTGCGGCGGGACTGCTGAGTTTGTGCGTAAGGAATTAACTGAACATTTTCAAAAAGAGGACGTACCAATTGTTTGGAATGGTGGAGTCCAACTTCCTAAACAGCTCGATACTCAAGGACTGGGTGACAGAATCACTGATGTATGGACTGCACATATTACTTACATCAAAATGTTAGACCACAACTTTGGTTATGAACGCAAACAGAATTTAGTCCCAGATTCTTACCAATCCCAGCCTGTACGAAATTCCACCCCACCCAAAGAAGTTTGGGAGAAAAACGGGTTTCTGACTATGCATCCTGGAGTTTAG
- the mobV gene encoding MobV family relaxase, translated as MAYAIARLKKLKRSNLTGSASHASRERETPNADPNQNNIRFIGSNNPEERLEDLVLAKIAEQEQKRKIRTDGVYCVEFLLSASPSYFRPDCPTNAGYYEPQKLDNWLEATHQWLADEYSDRIVRAELHLDEATPHIHAYFVPVDDQGQLRCNHYFDGRQKIHKFQDSYYDTMRLIGLERGIKGSRAQHQDIKDFYRIVEEGRDLEASDLSEEQLQAKAADRDRATRRKEEMEATAKALAKENELLQKRVQELEQQTEQLRDLALEDVAWELGLNRERQRWHGQNHIINIDGSKFSELDPSSSLEGNGAIDLVMHVNECNFRQAIAWLNDCFGEAGAERAALAQARKVTAEIIQSEPRPTFQLRVEDKTKWLSVSNYLTQKRGIPSNFVEVLHNRGLVYADDQQNAVFVMRNLDGQATGAFKRGTRGENNNFKGYEKGTKRRDSWFHFHLGGQPTEPAQRLVLCKSPIDAVSFAMLEYQVKGVPTRTLYMAVDDPKNLPVEQLQHIPTVKVAFDPDHTGDAAARGVKELLPQARKLKCKANDWNEELVNFSRQLQQHHSQQRHENQGMEL; from the coding sequence ATGGCTTACGCTATAGCGCGATTAAAGAAATTAAAGCGAAGCAACCTGACAGGCAGCGCATCTCACGCCAGCCGTGAACGAGAAACCCCTAACGCAGATCCAAACCAAAATAATATTAGATTCATTGGCAGTAATAACCCAGAGGAACGACTGGAAGATTTAGTGTTAGCCAAAATTGCCGAGCAAGAGCAGAAACGGAAAATTCGCACAGATGGGGTTTACTGTGTAGAATTTCTGTTGAGTGCATCTCCCAGTTATTTCCGCCCAGATTGCCCAACGAACGCAGGGTATTATGAACCTCAGAAACTAGATAATTGGCTAGAAGCAACGCATCAGTGGTTAGCGGATGAATACAGCGATCGCATTGTCAGGGCAGAATTACACTTAGATGAAGCGACTCCCCACATTCACGCTTATTTTGTGCCTGTGGATGACCAAGGACAATTACGCTGTAATCATTACTTTGATGGACGGCAGAAGATTCATAAATTCCAGGATTCCTACTATGATACGATGCGGCTGATAGGGCTGGAACGTGGGATCAAAGGGAGTAGAGCGCAGCACCAGGACATCAAGGACTTTTACCGCATAGTCGAGGAGGGACGAGACTTAGAAGCATCAGACTTAAGCGAAGAACAGTTACAAGCAAAAGCCGCTGATCGCGACAGGGCAACTCGGCGTAAAGAGGAGATGGAAGCTACAGCCAAAGCTTTAGCCAAAGAAAATGAACTGTTGCAAAAACGGGTTCAGGAATTGGAGCAACAGACAGAGCAATTACGCGACCTAGCCCTAGAAGATGTAGCTTGGGAGTTGGGATTAAATCGTGAACGACAAAGATGGCATGGTCAAAATCACATCATTAATATAGATGGGTCAAAATTCAGTGAGCTTGATCCCAGTTCTTCGTTAGAAGGGAACGGTGCGATTGATTTGGTGATGCACGTTAATGAGTGTAATTTTCGTCAAGCGATCGCTTGGCTAAATGACTGCTTTGGTGAAGCTGGGGCAGAAAGAGCAGCTCTAGCTCAGGCGCGAAAGGTGACTGCTGAGATTATTCAGTCAGAACCACGCCCCACATTCCAGCTAAGAGTTGAAGATAAAACTAAGTGGCTCTCTGTCTCTAATTACTTGACCCAGAAACGAGGCATACCATCAAATTTTGTAGAAGTGCTGCATAACCGGGGGCTGGTTTATGCTGATGACCAACAAAATGCTGTGTTTGTGATGCGGAATCTTGACGGTCAAGCTACTGGCGCATTCAAGCGAGGGACACGGGGAGAAAACAACAACTTTAAGGGTTATGAGAAAGGGACTAAGCGCCGTGATAGCTGGTTTCACTTTCATTTAGGCGGACAGCCAACAGAACCAGCACAAAGATTAGTACTGTGTAAGTCGCCTATCGATGCCGTGTCCTTCGCCATGCTGGAATATCAAGTCAAAGGTGTACCAACTAGAACACTTTACATGGCAGTGGATGACCCCAAAAACTTACCAGTGGAGCAATTGCAGCATATTCCTACTGTAAAAGTGGCTTTTGACCCAGATCACACTGGCGATGCAGCGGCACGAGGTGTTAAGGAATTATTGCCACAGGCTAGAAAACTCAAGTGTAAAGCTAATGATTGGAATGAGGAACTGGTGAATTTTTCACGTCAATTACAACAGCATCACTCCCAACAACGGCATGAGAATCAGGGAATGGAGCTTTAA
- a CDS encoding AAA family ATPase, protein MNTALTQQVFDLIRLNNPLIAVESPLQERLRLLKNLAGECQQKNVNCYIWTLEDDQLHQLQVNEDLVLQQVLDYQSIAKNRREHYFEVLRFWKTTNLQGILILEGIFPWLGTNTSDPDFFLTAEWIKSALINLKLYNRNSNKTAILLGPNASLSSDIAAEIPTVTQKLPTVEEISTHLLGVLPNNYSETEIHEIALATVGMYLADIDYGIKQAIASGSTNAQELTKKLSAYKVDLLRRVYNIEFLQPPAIEVGGLDLMQSAFKRYKRLLTPLAKAYNLRLPKGILLIGPPGTGKSYSAKACSQQLGIPMIILEWGSFRSYGNLAEYKLKNLLSLVDRINRVILYLDDFDKGFAGDDDLSRRLAGMLLTWMQERTSDVLIIASANNIEWLPPELTRSGRFDDIFKVDLPNNGERHSIFTLHLARFDYRFRNGNGFSDEEWHRLLKATHRCVGAEIQAIVERAVISTFCLMFKDDVLPVGELPPLNITLSALLEARNNINPLAIREAERIESMRNKADLQGQASSPVDSSIYSVGNVDIFGG, encoded by the coding sequence ATGAATACTGCGCTGACACAGCAAGTATTTGACCTAATCAGACTAAACAACCCCTTGATTGCGGTAGAATCTCCACTGCAAGAGAGACTCAGGCTACTCAAAAACCTTGCCGGGGAATGCCAGCAGAAGAACGTCAACTGCTATATATGGACACTCGAAGATGACCAATTGCATCAGTTACAGGTTAATGAGGACTTAGTTTTACAGCAAGTACTAGATTATCAATCAATTGCCAAAAACCGACGTGAACATTACTTTGAGGTTCTGCGATTTTGGAAAACTACTAATTTACAAGGAATCCTGATACTAGAAGGAATATTTCCTTGGTTGGGTACAAATACCAGCGACCCCGATTTCTTTTTGACTGCTGAGTGGATTAAGTCTGCCCTCATTAATTTAAAACTTTACAATCGCAACTCAAATAAAACAGCGATTCTCTTGGGGCCAAACGCCAGCCTTTCATCTGACATTGCGGCGGAAATTCCGACCGTTACACAAAAACTGCCAACAGTTGAGGAAATCAGCACTCACCTACTGGGAGTACTGCCCAATAATTACAGTGAAACGGAAATTCATGAGATAGCCCTGGCTACTGTGGGGATGTACTTGGCAGATATTGACTATGGTATTAAACAAGCGATCGCTTCTGGAAGTACCAACGCCCAAGAACTGACAAAAAAACTTTCCGCTTACAAAGTTGACCTGCTTAGACGAGTTTACAATATTGAATTTCTCCAGCCCCCAGCGATTGAAGTTGGCGGACTGGACTTGATGCAGTCAGCCTTTAAAAGATACAAACGACTGTTAACGCCACTAGCCAAAGCATATAATCTGAGATTACCCAAGGGTATTTTGTTGATTGGCCCCCCAGGTACAGGTAAATCTTATTCAGCTAAAGCTTGCTCCCAGCAATTGGGTATTCCCATGATCATCTTAGAATGGGGCAGCTTCCGTAGTTACGGCAACCTCGCAGAGTACAAACTGAAAAACTTACTGTCACTGGTAGACAGAATTAACCGTGTAATTCTATACCTAGACGACTTTGATAAAGGATTTGCTGGGGATGATGATTTATCTAGGCGACTGGCAGGGATGCTGTTAACCTGGATGCAAGAAAGGACATCGGATGTTTTGATTATTGCTTCTGCCAATAATATAGAATGGCTACCACCAGAACTGACCAGAAGCGGAAGATTTGACGATATTTTTAAGGTGGACTTACCTAACAATGGAGAACGGCACTCGATTTTCACTCTGCACTTAGCTAGATTTGATTATCGATTCCGTAATGGAAATGGGTTCAGTGATGAGGAGTGGCACAGATTGCTGAAAGCCACACATCGCTGTGTTGGTGCGGAAATTCAGGCGATTGTAGAAAGGGCGGTCATTTCTACTTTCTGTCTAATGTTTAAAGATGATGTTCTACCTGTGGGTGAACTGCCGCCATTGAACATTACACTATCAGCTTTGTTAGAAGCGAGAAATAACATTAATCCTCTGGCAATCCGCGAAGCTGAACGGATTGAGAGTATGCGGAATAAAGCTGATTTACAGGGTCAAGCATCTAGTCCGGTTGACTCATCTATATATAGTGTCGGCAATGTCGATATTTTTGGTGGATAA
- a CDS encoding DUF192 domain-containing protein — protein MQLLKSKSQIDLYSAGFKLLNILGPVAGILIILASSTIAYLQTRPQHLPITHTLTHNSRTFHLEVATTPEELEKGLKFRSSLPRDRGMLFKLGKEYKDVPFWMSQVKIPLDIIFLKDNVVTTVIHNAPPCAKNPCPIYKGSMATQVLELSPGVAKIQVGERLNIQPTPVLHKTDVATDSKMSFVTK, from the coding sequence ATGCAGTTATTAAAATCAAAATCTCAAATTGATTTGTACAGTGCGGGTTTTAAATTATTGAATATCCTGGGGCCAGTTGCGGGGATATTAATTATTCTTGCTTCATCAACTATCGCTTACTTACAAACTCGTCCTCAGCATTTACCTATAACGCATACCCTAACCCACAATAGTCGGACTTTTCACCTGGAAGTTGCCACCACGCCAGAGGAATTAGAGAAGGGGTTGAAATTTCGGTCATCTTTACCCAGAGATCGCGGGATGTTATTCAAGCTTGGCAAGGAGTACAAAGATGTCCCTTTTTGGATGTCCCAAGTCAAAATTCCTTTGGACATTATTTTTCTTAAAGACAATGTGGTGACGACGGTAATTCATAATGCCCCGCCCTGTGCAAAAAATCCTTGCCCGATTTATAAAGGCAGTATGGCTACTCAGGTTTTGGAACTCTCCCCCGGTGTAGCCAAAATTCAAGTCGGTGAAAGGCTAAATATCCAGCCAACACCAGTTTTGCATAAAACTGATGTCGCAACTGATAGCAAAATGTCCTTTGTCACAAAATAA